The Gossypium hirsutum isolate 1008001.06 chromosome D03, Gossypium_hirsutum_v2.1, whole genome shotgun sequence genomic interval TTAACATCCAAAAAGCTTAAAGAAAAACAATGGcatcttttaaaatctttaacaattttgcaatttagtactTGGTAAGCTAGATTAACCTACaacaatcttaaaaacataaaatttacgaaaatcGCACTTAAAATCAACTTACATGCAAGGGTTGAATGGTTTGAGCATTCAACAATGGTGGTTTGGATATTTTGCCTTTGAATTTTCGGTGGAAGAGAAATCAAAAGAAGATGATGACTAATTCATgcttattttaatgttttattatttttactttaataaaataacttaattcattaaaatcTATTACTAATCGTCCGCCAACatggaaaaatatttatttgccaCTCCAACccttaaaaaattactaattaagtcttttaattaataaaaataaatagtgattgatttttacaatttttatgatttagtccatgTATTCTAATTAATCATTTAATCACCAAAATTATTAGACCAAAATTATCAGACCAAAATCTAATTACTatcataatatattattaaatattaataaataatatttaccaaCTCGATCATCGAAATATAGGATTCTAAAAACACCATTTTTGGTACcattgaaaacgggttgttatagtCCAAGTGTCTCGTATTTATTCTTTGCATATgacagttttctttttttttgtacgCAGGAATGAGAAGCTCCGGTGACGAGAATTGTTTTATCTGAGTATGAGGCTACGTCGAGGCAAGCTATAAATTACCAAAAATCAGGTATAATGTTCAGCACTAACACTAAACTGGAAGATAAGCATGCAGTGTACTCAATTCTTAGGGTACATTCTAATTTGACTCATAGAAGATATCTTGGAGTGTCGCCTTTGGTAGGACGGAACAAGaagcaaattttttattttttcgggAAAGGTTAGGTAAGTGCTTGTTTAGTTGGAAGAATAAGATATTTTCTAAACCAAGTAAGGAAGTGGTCTTGAGAATGATTGTGCAAACCATTCCTATCTATTGCATAAGTGTTTTTGCTTCCTCTTGATACTTGTGAGGCGGCATAAgcagagaaaataataaaataaatccatttaatggaaaatggtaaataaagtgaaattaaaattacaaattgaaattctaaaagtttctagaaaatttcttttccaaatttcaGCCAAAACAGTCATAGGAGAGCTGCTTAAGTTGGTTTTACCTATTTTTGCTTCATATCAAGATCCtgtagatactcgtgaaaaaggaaaaataacagAATATTCCCTAGACTTCTGTAATTACTACAATTCAATCCAGGTAAATTCGTAcgattaaaattaatatttgtattagtttgatgaatgatattatgcagttattttattgttgaaaatgaattattgttggaaTTATAATACTGAATTGAATATTCGGGTTGAATGGAACACGGGATTTGAGTAAATTTATTATTTGGCGTGTGACGCTATTGAAGGAAGATGTtggcaaattacccaagtaaatcgggtgtaacacccctaacccttattcgtcgccaaaatagggttacggagcattactggacttttcagatcaaatatgaacatttcatatcatttaacatacatatcagaaactaattataaatcattcatattgtcccttgtatgagccttcgaggcccaaaatacacgttagaaatgaatagggactaaaccgaaaatttagaaaattttttgcaaaatttcaaatttttcttagGTGTAAGGGACATACgccgtgtggccaggtcgtgtggctcacatggccaatagacacacctgtgtcttaggccgtgtgggcatttgaagtggggcacatggccgtgtcccagcccgtgtccaattTAGGGtgcttactgacttgggtcacacggacaagccacacgcccgtgtgctaggccgtgtgagcatactaacttgtaaaattaaaatgcaggggtcacacagtcaagccacacactcgtgtgctaggtcgtgtgaaaataCCTAGGCATCCTGTTTCTCAATTttacacacgcccttgtctctgcccgtgtggacgaaaataggtcatatTTCTCACCCATATTTGATTTCAACCTAGACACTTCAAATTGCACTTTCATAGGCCATAACAAAGCCTTCAATACAACAAACCCTGGTGCTAAACAtgtcatataatcacatatatcctAACATTCTATTTACCACAttaatcaattcacatatttgaTTACTTATATCAAACATACTATACCAAATCATTCACCAACATGCCTACAATTATCTACCAATTAACCACACCCAAACATACATCAAGCATGATAAGactacacatacatatataagttGATTGGAAATATAAACaaagtataatttataatatttacacAAACCAACTTTATTCAAAACCATTCCaacactatacatgccatataaactatAGTGTACGTTTCAAAAACTACCGGAATGAGTtagatagtgtgacttgatgtGCTGATCTGATTTCCCGACCTCACGATAATCAACAaggacattaaacaacacaagtaagcttaatgaagcttagtaagttcaataggttaaaaataaatcttaccgaacgtACTACAacaaatcaattaattaaatcattcaatGTAAACTTCCTACAAATCACAACTTCAATTGATGAATACACTTATTTCAGATCAATACCAACAGTAAATAACAATCTTCCAATTTCAATTATATAAGTCACTTACCAAATTTTACCAAATCGGAGAACGGCTTACGGATAATAGTACATCATtttcagaagcccgaaggcttaatagaagctcatgagagctaaaaagaaacccataagggttgaacagaagctcgtaagagctgaacgACAACAcataagggttaaacagaagTTCAAAAGAACTGAACATAAACTCATATaagttgaacagaagctcatgagagctaaacggaaagtaaatatgaaagttcgcaacaaatgttgaacctcggtttacttgggtaatttgccaCATTTTTCCTTCATTGTCGTCAATTTGCCGAATACtgaatgtactcaaatctcgcGTTTCATTCATTTCgaacattcaatttaaattcacaattttaacaatatttCACTTTCAacaataaatttgaataaatacataataccatttatcaattcaatatatttagatatatgtgtgtgtatatatattaaagtttaaccatatgaacttacctgagttaaattgtaagatttgtagaagttcagggactgttctgctaatttttctttttcacgagtatctacgaGATCTTGATCTAGAATATAAAACTATCCATTCATTATCATATATTTCAATTCCAATTCACTTCATAATGAATACcccttaatttttcaaaattacacaattaccctaacatttcaatttttgcaatttaatcccttaactaaTTAGTCCattaaatgaactaatttttgtcaattgataatttatataaatattctaggctatcatacagcccttgataaatataaatttaatatcaaaCCATAATTATTaaccttttcacaatttggtcctaaaatcaatatataataaaatcatttataaaatcatcatacaacaaaattaaagctctaaatcatgttatttcatcataaacatcaattattcatcaatggtagttttaaattttccaataaaatcaaaaactaatgaaatagttagttggacctaattgtaaaagtcttaaaaatacaaaaattacaagagaaaggcaagaattaaactcacatgaagCTAAAATATGAAAGCCAGCTTTAAGAGCTCTTCAATAGTGTTTTTGGGCAAAAAAATTGGAGAATAAATGGTCTAGAAACTATTAAAATCTCATTTtggctatttaattttattttatttccaattttacccttaaatcacatgattttgttttcttttctacttatgccgcctcatgcCCTTATTTTGGGCTTATTTTCTTCTTAAGTCctcaattatttatttatcaagctatttaatcacttatttcctataattcaaatgttttgcacctttttcaatttagtcctttttaattaattaactatcaaaacgttaaaattttctaacaaaactttaataatgCCTTAAtgaaactccgtaaatatttataaaaatatttatggctcgttttataaaaacaaggtcacgatacctcattttctaaaattacTTAACCTAAGTTTTTACCACTCAAACCTAAtagtttattataaaacataaattattgattcaaaaatctttctaaaatcacagttgactcgtaaatactaaataataaaatttatgagcttatttgtcagatttggtggtctcaaatcattgtttctgacaccactgaaaattgggctactacaactctcccctttttaggaaatttcgtcctcaaaatttgttacctgagaatagattcggatattgcaCTTTCATTGATTCTACAGTTTCTCATGTAGCTTCTTCAGAAACATGTCGGTGCCACAAGACTTTTACTAACGGTACTCGTTTATTctgcaattctttaacctctcgagttAAAATTCTCACCGGTTCTTCCGAATACATCATATTTGGTTGTAGCTTAATTTcactatgaggaatcacatgtgaaggatcagatctgtaccgtCTCAGCATCAATacgtggaacacattatgaattttctcaagtttagGAGGAAAAGCTAATAGATAAGCTACAAGGTCAATTCTTTCAACAATTCCATACgatccgataaatcttggactcagctTCCCTTTCCTATCGAACCGTAACACCTTCTTCCACTGAAAGACTTTTAAGAATACCTGATCACCAACCGTAAAttctatatctcttcttttcaaatctgcatacgattttttaTGAtcagaagcagctttcaaactttcCCGGATAATTCgaactt includes:
- the LOC107949966 gene encoding uncharacterized protein, which translates into the protein MKYTTTRSKAKVSAHTYAIRAKEEATAADVIADLKRRDIEFTVGDQVFLKVFQWKKVLRFDRKGKLSPRFIGSYGIVERIDLVAYLLAFPPKLEKIHNVFHVLMLRRYRSDPSHVIPHSEIKLQPNMMYSEEPVRILTREVKELQNKRVPLVKVLWHRHVSEEAT